A region from the Actinoplanes sp. OR16 genome encodes:
- a CDS encoding bifunctional (p)ppGpp synthetase/guanosine-3',5'-bis(diphosphate) 3'-pyrophosphohydrolase, producing the protein MSSDVAPPAEGTVQPTQNSRNGEGDATPPDDNKPDGDLETTQPLAPEDTPVSGFGLASAPTGRRVRARLARFNAPWQSTQVSEVLEPLIATHRASHPKADARALQKAFDVAARWHSGQYRKSGDPYITHPLAVATILANLGMDTTTLVAALLHDTIEDTDYGLDQMRNDFGAEVALLVDGVTKLDRVKLGDAAKAETIRKMVVAMAKDPRVLVIKLADRLHNMRTLTFLPRAKQEQKAKETLEILAPLAHRLGMNTIKWELEDLAFGTLFPKRFEEINRLIGEHQPQREALLRQVTNRVSLDLKSAKIKAETTGRPKHLYSIYQKMIVRGRDFNDIYDLVGVRILVDTVRDCYAALGVIHANWQPVPGRFKDYIAMPKFNMYQSLHTTVIGPTGKPVEMQIRTFAMHRTAEFGIAAHWKYKEQKGATIVGPPAHIDEMTWLRQLLDWQREASDPSEFLDALRFDLSSQEVYVFTPKGDVIPLPTGSTPVDFAYAVHTEVGHKCIGARVNGKLVPLESTLSNGDVIEIFTSKSATAGPTQDWLGFVKSPRARTKIRQYFNKERREEAIEDGKEAIVKAMRKQGLPLQRMLTSENLTTIARDLHLPDVASLYAAVGENATSAQSVVQKLVAGFGGEEGAVEDIAETAVATRPPRNRSSAQDPGVVVKGVSDVWVKLARCCTPVPGDDVFGFVTRSGGVSVHRQDCANAQDLREQEERVVEVSWKPTSASTFLVAIQVEALDRHKLLADVTRVLSEERVNILSATVTTTRDRVAVSRFTFEMADPKHLGHLVAAVRKVDGVFDAYRVTSGA; encoded by the coding sequence GTGTCCAGCGACGTCGCCCCTCCGGCGGAGGGCACGGTGCAGCCGACCCAGAACTCGCGGAACGGCGAAGGCGATGCCACGCCGCCCGACGACAACAAGCCCGACGGTGACCTGGAGACCACACAGCCCCTGGCGCCGGAGGACACCCCGGTCAGCGGCTTCGGTCTGGCCAGCGCGCCTACCGGCCGGCGCGTCCGCGCCCGGCTCGCCCGGTTCAACGCGCCCTGGCAGAGCACGCAGGTCAGCGAGGTTCTCGAGCCACTGATCGCCACACACCGCGCGTCGCACCCCAAGGCGGATGCCCGCGCGCTGCAGAAGGCGTTCGACGTGGCCGCCCGCTGGCATTCCGGGCAATACCGCAAGTCCGGCGATCCGTACATCACGCATCCCCTCGCCGTGGCGACCATCCTGGCCAACCTGGGCATGGACACCACGACGCTGGTCGCGGCGCTGCTGCACGACACGATCGAGGACACCGACTACGGCCTCGACCAGATGCGCAACGACTTCGGCGCCGAGGTGGCGCTGCTGGTCGACGGCGTGACGAAGCTCGACCGGGTGAAACTCGGCGACGCGGCGAAGGCCGAGACCATCCGCAAGATGGTGGTCGCCATGGCGAAGGACCCACGGGTCCTGGTCATCAAGCTGGCCGACCGGCTGCACAACATGCGCACGCTCACCTTCCTGCCCCGCGCCAAGCAGGAGCAGAAGGCGAAGGAGACCCTCGAGATCCTGGCGCCGCTGGCCCACCGCCTCGGTATGAACACGATCAAGTGGGAGCTGGAAGACCTCGCGTTCGGCACGCTCTTCCCCAAGCGGTTCGAAGAGATCAACCGCCTGATCGGGGAGCACCAGCCGCAGCGTGAGGCCCTGCTGCGCCAGGTGACGAACCGGGTCAGCCTCGACCTCAAGTCGGCGAAGATCAAGGCCGAGACGACCGGCCGCCCCAAGCACCTCTACTCGATCTATCAGAAGATGATCGTGCGGGGCCGCGACTTCAACGACATCTACGACCTGGTCGGCGTCCGCATCCTGGTCGACACGGTCCGCGACTGCTATGCCGCGCTGGGCGTCATCCACGCGAACTGGCAGCCGGTGCCGGGCCGGTTCAAGGACTACATCGCGATGCCGAAATTCAACATGTACCAGTCGTTGCACACGACGGTCATCGGCCCGACCGGCAAGCCGGTCGAGATGCAGATCCGCACGTTCGCCATGCACCGCACGGCGGAGTTCGGCATCGCCGCGCACTGGAAGTACAAGGAGCAGAAGGGCGCGACGATCGTCGGCCCGCCGGCGCACATCGACGAGATGACCTGGCTGCGGCAGCTGCTCGACTGGCAGCGGGAGGCGAGCGACCCGTCCGAGTTCCTGGACGCGTTGCGCTTCGACCTCTCCAGCCAGGAGGTCTACGTCTTCACGCCGAAGGGCGACGTCATCCCGCTGCCGACGGGTTCCACACCCGTCGACTTCGCGTACGCGGTGCACACCGAGGTCGGGCACAAGTGCATCGGCGCCCGGGTGAACGGCAAGCTCGTCCCGCTCGAGTCGACGCTTTCCAACGGCGACGTCATCGAGATCTTCACGTCGAAATCGGCCACGGCCGGCCCGACGCAGGACTGGCTCGGGTTCGTCAAGAGCCCGCGCGCCCGCACCAAGATCCGGCAGTACTTCAACAAGGAACGCCGCGAAGAGGCGATCGAGGACGGCAAGGAAGCGATCGTCAAGGCGATGCGCAAACAGGGTCTGCCCCTGCAGCGCATGCTGACGAGTGAGAATCTCACGACGATCGCGCGCGACCTGCATCTGCCCGACGTGGCCTCGCTGTATGCCGCGGTCGGGGAGAACGCCACCTCGGCGCAGTCCGTCGTACAGAAACTGGTCGCTGGTTTCGGTGGTGAAGAGGGCGCGGTCGAGGACATCGCCGAAACCGCCGTCGCGACCCGCCCGCCGCGTAACCGCAGCTCCGCGCAGGATCCGGGCGTCGTGGTGAAGGGCGTCTCGGACGTCTGGGTGAAACTCGCCCGCTGCTGCACCCCGGTTCCCGGCGACGACGTGTTCGGTTTCGTCACCCGGTCCGGCGGCGTGAGCGTGCACCGGCAGGACTGCGCCAACGCTCAAGATCTGCGCGAGCAGGAGGAGCGGGTCGTCGAGGTGAGTTGGAAGCCGACGTCGGCGTCCACGTTCCTGGTGGCGATCCAGGTGGAGGCGCTCGACCGGCACAAACTGCTGGCCGATGTGACCCGGGTGCTGTCCGAGGAGCGGGTGAACATCCTCTCCGCCACCGTCACCACGACCCGTGACCGGGTGGCGGTGAGCCGCTTCACCTTCGAGATGGCCGACCCGAAACACCTGGGCCACCTGGTAGCGGCCGTCCGCAAGGTCGACGGCGTCTTCGACGCCTACCGCGTGACCTCAGGAGCCTGA
- a CDS encoding adenine phosphoribosyltransferase has translation MTTEKELAELVAGGTVDVLDFPKPGIVFKDLMPLFGDGPAFKRVIDGIIAHHDDFDVVAGIEARGFLMAAAIGYATGAGIVPVRKAGKLPRPAFSASYALEYGEATLEVSEGAFEPGQRVLVVDDVLATGGTAEATLDLIERAGGIIAGFTVLMELGFLDGRQRLSPRSVHALLTV, from the coding sequence GTGACCACTGAGAAAGAACTGGCCGAGCTCGTCGCCGGGGGCACCGTCGACGTGCTGGACTTCCCGAAGCCCGGCATCGTCTTCAAGGATCTGATGCCGCTCTTCGGTGACGGCCCCGCCTTCAAACGGGTGATCGACGGGATCATCGCGCACCACGACGACTTCGACGTGGTGGCCGGGATCGAGGCCCGCGGGTTCCTGATGGCGGCCGCGATCGGTTACGCCACCGGCGCCGGGATCGTCCCGGTGCGCAAGGCCGGCAAGCTGCCGCGCCCGGCCTTCTCCGCCTCGTACGCGCTCGAATACGGTGAGGCCACCCTGGAGGTCAGCGAGGGCGCGTTCGAGCCAGGACAGCGCGTCCTGGTGGTCGACGACGTGCTCGCCACGGGCGGCACGGCGGAGGCAACCCTCGACCTGATCGAACGGGCCGGGGGAATCATCGCGGGCTTCACGGTGCTGATGGAGCTGGGTTTCCTCGACGGCCGGCAGCGCCTGAGCCCCCGGTCGGTACACGCGCTGCTGACCGTTTGA
- the secF gene encoding protein translocase subunit SecF: MASSGLAARLYTGEANINIVGRRKMWFVAAIAIVIISIGSIAIRGFQLGIEFAGGNEFIVPATTSSQTLNQDQAGDVVAQAVHSVVPDAEVLAAQQVGNGDDSFFRVRTSAMTTSESEQVKTALVSDLGVTADQVSDNQVSAAWGGAVTEKAVLGLVVFLVLVCAYLIVRFEWRMAVAALASLMLDLILTAGVYSLVGFEVTPSTVIGFLTILGYSLYDVVVVFDKVQENTRGITAGSSRTYAEATNLAVNQTLMRSLNTGLVALLPVGGLLFIGAGLFGAGTLKDLGLVLFVGMGFGVISSIVFAAPVLSALKDREPKIKAHNARVLARRASRSDDVAPRPERTRSAADPDEVPAFAGTTPRPGARPAAKRNTTNRGGGAGNRPGKRR, translated from the coding sequence ATGGCTAGTTCCGGGCTTGCCGCTCGCCTCTACACGGGCGAAGCGAACATCAACATCGTCGGCCGCCGGAAGATGTGGTTCGTCGCCGCGATCGCCATCGTGATCATCTCGATCGGCAGCATCGCGATCCGGGGCTTCCAGCTCGGCATCGAGTTCGCCGGCGGCAACGAGTTCATCGTCCCGGCCACGACCAGCAGCCAGACGCTCAACCAGGACCAGGCGGGCGACGTGGTCGCTCAGGCGGTCCACTCGGTCGTGCCGGACGCCGAGGTCCTCGCGGCCCAGCAGGTCGGCAACGGCGACGACTCGTTCTTCCGGGTCCGCACCTCGGCGATGACCACCTCGGAGAGCGAGCAGGTCAAGACGGCCCTGGTCAGCGACCTGGGCGTCACCGCCGACCAGGTGAGCGACAACCAGGTCTCGGCGGCCTGGGGTGGCGCGGTCACCGAGAAGGCCGTGCTGGGCCTGGTCGTCTTCCTGGTGCTGGTCTGCGCGTACCTGATCGTCCGGTTCGAGTGGCGGATGGCGGTCGCCGCGCTGGCGTCGCTGATGCTCGACCTGATCCTGACCGCGGGTGTCTACTCGCTGGTCGGCTTCGAGGTCACGCCCTCCACGGTGATCGGCTTCCTGACGATCCTCGGCTACTCGCTCTATGACGTGGTCGTGGTCTTCGACAAGGTGCAGGAGAACACCCGGGGCATCACGGCCGGCAGCTCCCGCACCTACGCCGAGGCCACCAACCTCGCCGTGAACCAGACGCTGATGCGCTCGCTCAACACCGGTCTGGTGGCGTTGCTGCCGGTCGGCGGCCTGCTCTTCATCGGCGCCGGCCTCTTCGGGGCGGGCACGCTGAAGGACCTCGGCCTGGTGCTCTTCGTCGGCATGGGCTTCGGCGTCATCTCCTCGATCGTGTTCGCCGCCCCGGTGCTGAGCGCGCTCAAGGACCGCGAGCCGAAGATCAAGGCGCACAACGCCCGGGTGCTGGCGCGCCGCGCGAGCCGCTCGGACGACGTCGCCCCGCGCCCGGAGCGGACCCGCTCGGCCGCCGACCCGGACGAGGTACCGGCGTTCGCCGGCACCACCCCGCGTCCCGGCGCCCGCCCGGCCGCCAAGCGCAACACCACCAACCGTGGTGGCGGCGCCGGCAACCGGCCCGGCAAGCGTCGCTGA
- the secD gene encoding protein translocase subunit SecD: MHPGRQLGVLGLVFVVLYLLVFFAGGAKGSFTDRLEPKLGLDLVGGTQATYIASQQGAPPTQEAMETARQIIESRVNALGVSEAEVVIQGNNTIVVSLAGEADDQLKDLSQAANMRFRLLTGTTIDVSAAALNPAAPSPAVSASAGAAPAASGSAAPSAAASGEAPAVTSQPSAPTGGQGGGAPAPSTEPSAAPSATPEASAPAPAAAPAADPSQKNATKEELLASAKKKVGDKVWAQAEKLTAPVDLSTDAEAGLPYKAFAQLTGAEVNALTPAMQFNVPTISCSQLDARPNGAIDDVNAEVVACYQGGAKVKLDKAKVVGDDIKEASPQLDQTQNQWVVSLDFTSEGQTKWTELTRTAFNATSTDPCFVAVQSLYGTADHCAVAVVLDKSILSAPQIQGVLSGQSQITGDFTAASAKELADQLNFGAIPVTFEAGPAQTVSATLGLQQLEAGLLAAAIGMGLVAIYAFFYYRLLGSVIFLSLGLSALLTFGALVFLGRTLGYTLTLAGIAGFIVSLGVAADSFVIYFERLKDEIHEGRTPRSAVPRAWHRARRTIISANTITILCAVVLYIVSIGAVQGFAFALGLSTVLDLVVVFLFRHPIMTMLASTKAFLSPRVSGLGRVLRNRTDVKEA; encoded by the coding sequence ATGCATCCCGGACGCCAACTCGGCGTGCTCGGTCTGGTCTTCGTCGTCCTGTATCTGCTGGTCTTCTTCGCCGGTGGCGCCAAGGGCAGCTTCACCGACCGCCTCGAGCCGAAACTCGGCCTCGACCTGGTCGGTGGCACCCAGGCGACGTACATCGCCTCGCAGCAGGGCGCGCCGCCGACCCAGGAGGCCATGGAGACCGCTCGCCAGATCATCGAGAGCCGGGTCAACGCGCTCGGCGTCTCCGAGGCCGAGGTGGTCATCCAGGGCAACAACACCATCGTCGTCTCGCTCGCCGGTGAGGCCGACGACCAGCTCAAGGACCTGTCGCAGGCCGCGAACATGCGGTTCCGCCTGCTGACCGGCACGACGATCGACGTCTCCGCCGCCGCGCTGAACCCGGCCGCCCCGTCGCCGGCCGTCTCGGCGTCCGCCGGCGCCGCCCCGGCCGCGAGCGGCAGCGCCGCCCCGTCGGCCGCGGCTTCCGGTGAGGCCCCCGCGGTCACCTCGCAGCCGTCGGCGCCGACCGGTGGTCAGGGCGGTGGCGCTCCCGCGCCGTCGACCGAGCCGAGTGCCGCGCCGTCCGCCACCCCCGAGGCGTCCGCTCCCGCTCCCGCGGCCGCGCCAGCCGCCGACCCGTCGCAGAAGAACGCGACGAAGGAGGAGCTGCTCGCCTCCGCGAAGAAGAAGGTCGGCGACAAGGTCTGGGCCCAGGCCGAGAAGCTGACCGCGCCGGTCGACCTCTCCACCGACGCCGAGGCCGGCCTGCCCTACAAGGCCTTCGCGCAGCTGACCGGCGCCGAGGTGAACGCGCTCACCCCGGCCATGCAGTTCAACGTGCCGACGATCAGCTGCTCGCAGCTCGACGCCCGGCCGAACGGCGCGATCGACGACGTGAACGCCGAGGTCGTCGCGTGCTACCAGGGCGGCGCCAAGGTCAAGCTGGACAAGGCCAAGGTCGTCGGTGACGACATCAAGGAGGCCAGCCCGCAGCTGGACCAGACCCAGAACCAGTGGGTCGTCTCCCTCGACTTCACCAGCGAGGGCCAGACCAAGTGGACCGAGCTGACCCGGACGGCGTTCAACGCCACCAGCACCGACCCGTGCTTCGTCGCGGTGCAGTCGCTCTACGGCACGGCCGACCACTGCGCCGTCGCCGTGGTGCTGGACAAGTCGATCCTCTCGGCGCCGCAGATCCAGGGCGTGCTGAGCGGCCAGTCGCAGATCACCGGTGACTTCACCGCGGCCTCCGCCAAGGAGCTCGCCGACCAGCTGAACTTCGGCGCCATCCCGGTGACCTTCGAGGCCGGCCCGGCGCAGACCGTCTCGGCGACCCTCGGCCTGCAGCAGCTCGAGGCGGGTCTGCTCGCCGCCGCGATCGGCATGGGCCTGGTCGCGATCTACGCGTTCTTCTACTACCGCCTGCTCGGCTCGGTCATCTTCCTGAGCCTCGGGCTCTCGGCGCTGCTGACCTTCGGCGCGCTGGTGTTCCTCGGCCGGACCCTGGGCTACACCCTGACCCTGGCCGGTATCGCCGGTTTCATCGTGTCGTTGGGTGTGGCCGCGGACTCGTTCGTCATCTACTTCGAACGCCTGAAGGACGAGATCCACGAGGGCCGGACCCCGCGGAGCGCCGTCCCGCGTGCCTGGCACCGCGCCCGCCGGACGATCATCTCGGCGAACACCATCACCATCCTGTGTGCGGTCGTGCTCTACATCGTGTCGATCGGCGCGGTGCAGGGCTTCGCGTTCGCGCTGGGTCTGTCGACCGTTCTCGACCTCGTCGTCGTGTTCCTCTTCCGGCACCCGATCATGACGATGCTCGCGAGCACCAAGGCGTTCCTGTCGCCGCGGGTCAGTGGTCTCGGGCGCGTCCTGCGCAACCGGACCGATGTTAAGGAGGCCTGA
- the yajC gene encoding preprotein translocase subunit YajC produces the protein MFAADQAAGGGNYSFLLILVLLFGFMYFVMIRPQQKRRKEALQMQNTLGPGDEIVTIGGLHGTVVLAEADTVTLEVAPGVEVRFARPAIARVLTKAGTVSEEPVPADEPEVAEPESPVIETRKQD, from the coding sequence GTGTTCGCAGCTGACCAAGCAGCAGGTGGCGGAAACTATTCGTTCCTGCTGATTCTCGTTCTGCTCTTCGGCTTCATGTACTTCGTCATGATCCGACCGCAGCAGAAGCGGCGCAAAGAGGCGCTCCAGATGCAGAACACCCTGGGCCCCGGTGACGAGATCGTCACGATCGGCGGTCTCCACGGCACTGTCGTCCTGGCCGAGGCCGACACCGTCACCCTCGAGGTGGCGCCGGGTGTGGAGGTGCGGTTCGCGCGTCCGGCGATCGCTCGTGTCCTGACGAAGGCGGGTACGGTCTCCGAGGAGCCGGTGCCGGCCGACGAGCCCGAGGTGGCCGAGCCGGAGAGCCCGGTCATCGAGACGCGCAAGCAGGACTGA
- the ruvB gene encoding Holliday junction branch migration DNA helicase RuvB, whose protein sequence is MSVSPFAEDEELDAEASVRPKRLADFIAQHRVRDQLELLLQGAMGRGTPPDHILLSGPPGLGKTTLANIVAAELGTGIRTTSGPVIERSGDLAAILTGLAPGDVLFIDEIHRIAKPAEELLYSAMEDFRVDVVVGKGPGATAIPLDVEPFTLVGATTRAGLLSGPMRDRFGFVAHLDFYSPADLDALLHRSARILGVPITPEGAAEIAGRSRGTPRIANRLLRRVRDFAEVRAEGVVTEDVAKAALKVYDVDALGLDRLDRAVLRALIESFKGGPVGLSTLAVAVGEQSDTVEEVCEPFLVRAGLLARTPRGRVATEAGWRHLGKTPPADGRPGVFQGDLFARDA, encoded by the coding sequence ATGAGCGTCTCGCCGTTCGCCGAGGACGAGGAACTGGACGCGGAAGCCAGTGTCCGGCCGAAACGCCTCGCCGACTTCATCGCCCAGCACCGCGTCCGTGACCAGCTGGAACTGCTGCTGCAGGGGGCGATGGGCCGGGGGACGCCGCCCGATCACATCCTGCTCTCCGGGCCGCCCGGGCTCGGCAAGACGACCCTCGCCAACATCGTCGCGGCCGAGCTCGGCACGGGTATCCGTACGACCAGCGGCCCGGTGATCGAGCGCTCCGGCGACCTGGCCGCGATCCTGACCGGCCTCGCCCCCGGCGACGTCCTGTTCATCGACGAGATCCACCGCATCGCGAAGCCGGCCGAGGAGCTGCTCTACAGCGCCATGGAGGACTTCCGGGTCGACGTGGTGGTCGGCAAGGGCCCGGGCGCCACCGCGATCCCGCTCGACGTGGAGCCGTTCACCCTGGTCGGCGCGACCACCCGCGCCGGTCTGCTCTCCGGGCCGATGCGTGACCGGTTCGGTTTCGTGGCGCACCTCGACTTCTACTCCCCGGCCGACCTGGACGCGCTGCTGCACCGCTCGGCCCGGATCCTCGGCGTGCCGATCACCCCGGAGGGCGCCGCCGAGATCGCCGGCCGCTCGCGAGGCACGCCGCGGATCGCCAACCGGCTGCTGCGCCGGGTCCGGGACTTCGCCGAGGTGCGCGCGGAGGGCGTGGTGACCGAGGACGTCGCGAAGGCCGCGCTCAAGGTCTACGACGTCGACGCGCTCGGCCTGGACCGGCTGGACCGGGCCGTGCTGCGGGCCCTCATCGAGTCGTTCAAGGGCGGGCCGGTCGGCCTCTCCACACTCGCCGTCGCGGTGGGCGAGCAGTCGGACACGGTCGAGGAGGTGTGCGAGCCCTTCCTGGTGCGCGCCGGCCTGCTGGCGCGCACGCCCCGCGGCCGGGTGGCGACCGAGGCGGGCTGGCGGCACCTGGGCAAGACCCCGCCTGCCGACGGCCGGCCGGGCGTCTTCCAAGGTGACCTCTTCGCCCGGGACGCGTGA
- the ruvA gene encoding Holliday junction branch migration protein RuvA → MIASVRGVVAAIFHDSAVVEVGGVGMRIFCTPGTLAGLRSGAEARLSTTLIVREDSLTLYGFADDDERQLFDLLLTANGVGPRIAQAVLAVHQPDVVRRAIAGGEIAVLTAVPGIGKRGAEKMIVELKDKIGPVGSFSEAGVLSGGWQEQVRQGVLALGWTASQADQAVAAVTETIDGEVPPVPVLLRQAIRLLGKTR, encoded by the coding sequence ATGATCGCCAGTGTCCGCGGTGTGGTCGCCGCGATCTTCCACGACAGCGCCGTGGTCGAGGTCGGCGGCGTCGGCATGCGGATCTTCTGCACGCCGGGCACGCTGGCCGGCCTGCGCAGCGGCGCCGAGGCCCGGCTGTCCACCACGCTGATCGTGCGGGAGGACTCGCTCACCCTCTACGGCTTCGCCGACGACGACGAGCGCCAACTCTTCGACCTGCTGCTCACCGCGAACGGGGTGGGCCCGCGGATCGCTCAGGCGGTGCTCGCCGTGCACCAGCCCGACGTGGTGCGCCGGGCCATCGCGGGCGGCGAGATCGCGGTGCTCACCGCCGTGCCGGGGATCGGCAAGCGCGGCGCCGAGAAGATGATCGTCGAGCTCAAGGACAAGATCGGCCCGGTCGGGTCCTTCAGCGAGGCGGGCGTTCTGTCCGGAGGCTGGCAGGAACAGGTGCGCCAGGGTGTGCTCGCTCTCGGCTGGACCGCGTCGCAGGCCGACCAGGCGGTCGCCGCGGTCACCGAGACGATCGACGGCGAGGTGCCGCCGGTGCCGGTCCTGCTGCGCCAGGCGATCCGCCTGCTGGGTAAGACGCGATGA